The Leguminivora glycinivorella isolate SPB_JAAS2020 chromosome 1, LegGlyc_1.1, whole genome shotgun sequence genome includes a region encoding these proteins:
- the LOC125227799 gene encoding LOW QUALITY PROTEIN: gastric triacylglycerol lipase-like (The sequence of the model RefSeq protein was modified relative to this genomic sequence to represent the inferred CDS: inserted 1 base in 1 codon), which produces MCPLRPDGLLVLLLIASFNSGHRVSTSNKLDLTLNFTETATAYGYASEEHTVVTEDGYLLKLFRITKGAKCTERRRRTPVLLMHGLLLSADCWLDAGPXAGLAFLLSDSCFDTWVGNVRGTYYSREHLHLDPDKSGFWKFSVDEIGLYDIPGLIDYVLENTGVKQLNYIGYSQGAGTFFIMCSERPGYCNTAKLMIALAPATRQFNTKSVVFRTVPLIIQDQKRFLQSLGIWELFARRLPTYEFFSKLCQNDQASSFCEWVLGLIDAPHSRSISRNTLKTLYKHVLAGTSTQNMARYGQSMLDPAFTKYNYGREKNRKLYGSDRPPEYDLNAVSVPVVMIYGKNDGIVDVKDVQWLKSKLPNVIESIPVKDNSWTHFDMAYSQNTNVMIFQDIRKFLMQYD; this is translated from the exons ATGTGTCCGCTAAGGCCCGACGGGTTACTCGTGCTCTTGTTAATAGCATCCTTCAACTCCGGACACCGTGTGTCCACTTCAAATAAACTAGATTTAACTTTAAACTTCACGGAAACAGCTACTGCATACGGATATGCGTCTGAAGAGCACACAGTGGTCACTGAAGATGGATACTTGCTGAAGCTTTTTCGGATAACGAAGGGTGCAAAATGTACGGAGCGTCGGCGGCGCACGCCGGTGCTGCTGATGCACGGGCTGCTGCTCAGCGCCGACTGCTGGCTGGACGCCGGCC CCGCCGGCCTCGCCTTCCTGCTCTCCGACTCCTGCTTCGACACCTGGGTCGGCAACGTCCGGGGCACTTACTACTCCCGCGAACACCTCCACCTCGACCCCGACAAAAGCGGCTTCTGGAAGTTCTCGGTCGATGAGATCGGACTTTACGATATCCCAGGATTAATCGACTACGTTTTAGAAAATACCGGCGTGAAGCAGCTCAACTACATCGGCTACTCTCAGGGAGCCGGCACCTTCTTCATCATGTGTTCAGAAAGGCCTGGGTATTGTAATACAGCCAAGTTAATGATCGCTTTAGCGCCTGCTACCAGACAGTTCAACACGAAATCTGTAGTGTTCAGAACGGTACCGTTAATCATTCAGGACCAAAAACGTTTCCTGCAATCACTCGGCATTTGGGAATTGTTCGCGAGAAGATTGCCGACGTATGAATTTTTCAGTAAGTTGTGTCAAAACGATCAAGCCTCCAGCTTCTGTGAGTGGGTTTTGGGTTTGATAGACGCACCCCATTCGCGGTCTATCTCGAGGAACACTTTAAAAACTTTGTACAAACATGTGTTAGCCGGTACCTCCACGCAGAACATGGCTCGCTACGGCCAAAGTATGCTGGATCCGGCATTTACTAAATACAACTATGGAAGGGAGAAAAACAGAAAATTGTACGGAAGTGATCGGCCCCCCGAGTATGATTTGAACGCTGTGAGTGTTCCGGTGGTGATGATTTACGGTAAAAACGATGGGATCGTTGACGTGAAGGATGTGCAGTGGTTGAAGAGTAAGCTTCCGAACGTTATAGAGTCGATACCGGTGAAAGACAATTCTTGGACTCACTTTGACATGGCTTACAGTCAAAATACGAATGTTATGATATTTCAAGATATCCGTAAATTTTTAATGCAATATGATTGA